In Jatrophihabitans endophyticus, one DNA window encodes the following:
- a CDS encoding TetR/AcrR family transcriptional regulator encodes MSDPDATRSELPTLREQRRDELRRRLSDTATALFLERGFGGVTVAEIAAACGVTEKTVFNHFRTKESLLVDRWDDTIAALGTALAAPDVPVVDSTVRLLDRELDFLTERGTATATTMRRVARFGQLLWSTPELVDHNQRGLQRLTTAALAALATRFATSTHDPATRITAYAVAGLVQVFYASVARHVTTHDAQRCRRAVRRDVRRAAQQLRAGVVG; translated from the coding sequence GCTCCGCCGGCGACTGTCGGACACCGCCACCGCCCTCTTCCTGGAGCGTGGTTTCGGCGGCGTCACCGTGGCGGAGATCGCGGCGGCGTGCGGCGTCACCGAGAAGACGGTCTTCAACCACTTCCGCACGAAGGAATCGCTGCTCGTGGACCGCTGGGACGACACGATCGCCGCGCTGGGCACCGCGCTCGCCGCGCCCGACGTACCGGTCGTGGACTCGACGGTGCGCCTGCTGGACCGCGAGCTCGACTTCCTCACCGAGCGCGGCACGGCGACGGCCACGACCATGCGGCGGGTCGCACGCTTCGGCCAGCTGTTGTGGTCCACGCCCGAACTGGTCGACCACAATCAGCGGGGCCTGCAGCGACTCACCACCGCCGCGCTGGCCGCCCTGGCGACGCGGTTCGCGACCTCGACCCACGACCCGGCCACGCGGATCACGGCCTACGCCGTCGCCGGCCTCGTGCAGGTGTTCTACGCGAGCGTGGCGCGACACGTCACCACCCACGACGCGCAGCGCTGTCGACGTGCGGTCCGCCGCGACGTCCGACGGGCGGCGCAGCAGCTGCGAGCCGGCGTCGTCGGGTGA
- a CDS encoding zf-HC2 domain-containing protein: MSAEHSEESPDRYARHDAAYALGSLDPGEREAFEGHLRSCPACAARTRDARALVRLLDRTIGRFR, from the coding sequence ATGTCCGCCGAGCACAGCGAGGAGTCACCGGACCGCTACGCGCGTCACGACGCCGCGTATGCGCTCGGGTCGCTCGATCCCGGCGAGCGCGAGGCGTTCGAGGGTCACCTGCGGTCCTGTCCGGCCTGCGCCGCCCGGACGAGGGACGCCCGCGCGCTCGTGCGCCTGCTCGACCGCACCATCGGTAGGTTCCGGTGA
- a CDS encoding threonine/serine dehydratase codes for MITVHDVAAAEARIRPHVRRTPVLAVDEPELPGVAWLKLEFAQHTGSFKARGAFNRILAAQERGELDPAVGVVAASGGNAGLANAYAARQLGVPAHVFVPDSVPAGKLARLREYDAVVHVGGDQYADAYEAATIHVATTGAVLCHAYDQPEIVAGAGTLALELLADATPVDGVVIAVGGGGLAAGVATALDGRSRIVACEPETAATLHAAVAAGRPVDVAVGGVAADALGARRTGEIAFDVLHRAGRTAVTSVLVTDDDIVAARDWIWDRWRLLVEHSAATTVAALRTGAYRPEHGERLGVVLCGANTRRDA; via the coding sequence GTGATCACCGTCCACGACGTCGCCGCCGCCGAGGCCCGCATCCGCCCCCACGTCCGGCGCACCCCCGTCCTCGCCGTCGACGAGCCGGAACTGCCCGGCGTCGCCTGGCTGAAGCTGGAGTTCGCGCAGCACACCGGCAGCTTCAAGGCCCGCGGCGCCTTCAATCGCATCCTCGCCGCCCAGGAACGCGGCGAGCTCGACCCCGCCGTCGGCGTCGTCGCGGCCTCGGGCGGCAACGCCGGTCTGGCGAACGCCTACGCCGCGCGGCAGCTCGGCGTGCCCGCGCACGTCTTCGTGCCCGACTCGGTGCCCGCCGGCAAGCTCGCCCGGTTGCGCGAGTACGACGCCGTCGTGCACGTCGGCGGCGATCAGTACGCGGATGCCTACGAGGCGGCGACGATCCACGTCGCGACCACCGGGGCCGTCCTGTGCCACGCGTACGACCAGCCCGAGATCGTCGCGGGCGCCGGCACGCTCGCCCTGGAGCTCCTCGCCGACGCCACGCCGGTGGACGGCGTCGTGATCGCCGTCGGCGGCGGCGGCCTGGCCGCCGGGGTCGCCACCGCCCTCGACGGCCGGAGCCGCATCGTCGCCTGCGAACCGGAGACCGCGGCGACCCTTCACGCGGCCGTCGCAGCCGGCCGACCGGTCGACGTCGCCGTCGGCGGGGTCGCCGCCGACGCGCTCGGCGCGCGGCGGACCGGCGAGATCGCGTTCGACGTGCTGCACCGGGCCGGGCGCACCGCCGTCACCAGCGTCCTCGTCACCGACGACGACATCGTCGCCGCGCGCGACTGGATCTGGGACCGCTGGCGGCTGCTCGTCGAGCACAGCGCCGCGACGACGGTCGCGGCGCTGCGCACCGGTGCGTACCGCCCGGAGCACGGCGAGCGGCTCGGCGTCGTCCTGTGCGGCGCCAACACCCGGCGCGACGCGTGA
- a CDS encoding sugar porter family MFS transporter, protein MTRAEDRSTDATEHRRSSDDDAAGGDPRSEKITGVLLLTALISAIASLLYGYDTGIISAALLQIQKDFDTSSAMEQVIAGSILFGAVIGALTCSRLSERRGRRGTILLIALTFVAGAILCSVSPSAVLLSLSRIVLGFAVGGATQVVPMYVAELAPPRRRGQLVLTFQVGIGVGIVVSTIVGATESLSWRVSVGLACIPALVMFVVMLRLPESPRWLVKQDRRDDARDVLATMRPDGADIDPEIDDMVGLTEDERNVDDSERGWRGLRRPWVRPAAIVGFGIAMFTQLSGIEMIIYYAPTILTDNGFSTSAALRVSVALGVTYLVMMIVGLNIVDRIGRRRLTLVMIPGTAVSLFVLGGLFVTGHSGRSDVPFIVACLVVFMFFNAGGLQLMGWLTGSEIYPLAVRSAGTSAQAAVLWSTNLLITLTLLTIINAVHVGPTMWLYGAFNVLAWLFVWFRMPDLTGRSLEQIERNLRDGHFTPKEFAAHST, encoded by the coding sequence ATGACCCGTGCGGAGGATCGGTCCACGGACGCCACGGAGCATCGCCGGTCGTCGGACGACGACGCCGCTGGCGGGGACCCTCGGTCGGAGAAGATCACCGGCGTCCTGCTGTTGACCGCGTTGATCTCGGCCATCGCCTCCCTGCTCTACGGCTACGACACCGGCATCATCTCCGCGGCGTTGCTGCAGATCCAGAAGGACTTCGACACCAGCAGCGCGATGGAGCAGGTCATCGCCGGCAGCATCCTGTTCGGCGCGGTGATCGGTGCGCTCACCTGCAGCCGGCTCAGCGAGCGGCGCGGTCGCCGCGGCACGATCCTGCTCATCGCGCTCACGTTCGTCGCCGGCGCCATCCTCTGCTCGGTCTCGCCGTCGGCGGTGCTGCTGTCGCTGAGCCGCATCGTCCTCGGCTTCGCGGTCGGCGGCGCGACGCAGGTGGTGCCGATGTACGTGGCCGAACTGGCGCCGCCGCGACGCCGCGGTCAGCTGGTGCTGACCTTCCAGGTCGGCATCGGTGTCGGCATCGTGGTCTCGACGATCGTCGGCGCGACCGAGTCGCTCAGCTGGCGGGTGTCGGTGGGGTTGGCCTGCATCCCGGCGCTCGTCATGTTCGTGGTCATGCTGCGCCTGCCCGAGAGCCCGCGCTGGCTCGTCAAGCAGGACCGGCGCGACGACGCCCGCGACGTGCTCGCCACGATGCGTCCCGACGGCGCCGACATCGACCCCGAGATCGACGACATGGTGGGCCTCACCGAGGACGAGCGCAACGTCGACGACAGCGAGCGCGGCTGGCGCGGGCTGCGCCGGCCGTGGGTACGGCCGGCGGCGATCGTCGGCTTCGGCATCGCGATGTTCACGCAGCTCAGCGGCATCGAGATGATCATCTACTACGCGCCGACCATCCTCACCGACAACGGCTTCTCCACGAGCGCCGCGCTCCGCGTGAGCGTCGCCCTCGGTGTCACGTACCTGGTGATGATGATCGTGGGGCTGAACATCGTGGACCGTATCGGCCGGCGCCGGTTGACCCTGGTCATGATCCCGGGGACGGCGGTCTCGCTGTTCGTGCTCGGCGGGCTGTTCGTCACCGGGCACAGCGGTCGCAGCGACGTGCCGTTCATCGTCGCGTGCCTGGTCGTGTTCATGTTCTTCAACGCCGGCGGCCTGCAGCTGATGGGCTGGCTGACCGGCTCCGAGATCTACCCGCTCGCCGTGCGCAGCGCGGGCACCAGCGCCCAGGCCGCCGTGCTGTGGAGCACGAACCTGCTCATCACGTTGACGCTGCTGACCATCATCAACGCCGTCCACGTCGGCCCGACCATGTGGCTCTACGGTGCCTTCAACGTGCTCGCCTGGCTGTTCGTGTGGTTCCGCATGCCCGACCTGACCGGCCGTTCGCTCGAGCAGATCGAACGCAACCTGCGCGACGGGCACTTCACCCCGAAGGAGTTCGCGGCGCACTCCACGTGA
- a CDS encoding glycosyltransferase 87 family protein, which translates to MTTALGTRFRPLVGLLAVSVVGYLVVRAAVHPSMIDFAVYRIEGDAVRHGIGLYGHLATPEGLLATYPPFAAIVFVPVALLPWTLAQVLVNVGNLALLWLVSWQSCRLVGVPRDAVPATAALLAAVAIWAEPVYTTLGNGQLNLALLALVLADFTAAPSSRLRGVGVGLAAGLKVTPIVFVAYLLFTRRYRAAATATATFVATIGVSAAVAPSDTWRYWTHYLYDTSRVGELANSTNQSVQGVLARLTRADELVPGLGLSCLVLAAAGFAVGVLAGRRLGDAQGLTCTAVAGLLGSPIAWTHHWVWCVPLTAFVLVRRPRWWPLVLVFWTFATFYLPHRAEDVLTFPWWELALTNWYALFGIAYVATVVVALRGAGACLPGRRARPRTRALTWSAPRTPSG; encoded by the coding sequence GTGACGACGGCGCTCGGGACCCGGTTCCGCCCGCTGGTCGGGCTGCTCGCGGTGTCGGTGGTCGGCTACCTGGTCGTGCGCGCGGCCGTCCACCCGTCGATGATCGACTTCGCGGTCTACCGGATCGAGGGGGACGCGGTCCGGCACGGCATCGGGCTCTACGGCCACCTGGCCACGCCCGAGGGGCTGCTCGCCACCTACCCGCCGTTCGCGGCGATCGTGTTCGTCCCGGTCGCGCTGCTGCCCTGGACGCTCGCCCAGGTGCTCGTGAACGTGGGCAACCTCGCGCTGCTCTGGCTGGTCTCGTGGCAGTCGTGCCGCCTCGTCGGCGTGCCCCGGGACGCCGTCCCGGCCACCGCCGCCCTGCTCGCCGCGGTGGCGATCTGGGCGGAACCGGTCTACACCACCCTGGGCAACGGGCAGCTCAACCTCGCGCTGCTCGCCCTGGTGCTCGCGGACTTCACCGCGGCGCCGTCCTCGCGCCTGCGCGGTGTCGGCGTCGGTCTCGCGGCCGGGTTGAAGGTGACGCCGATCGTCTTCGTCGCCTACCTGCTGTTCACCCGCCGCTACCGGGCGGCGGCCACCGCCACCGCGACGTTCGTCGCGACTATCGGCGTCTCCGCGGCCGTCGCCCCGAGCGACACCTGGCGGTACTGGACGCACTACCTCTACGACACCAGCCGGGTGGGCGAGCTCGCCAACTCGACGAACCAGTCGGTGCAGGGCGTGCTGGCGCGGCTGACCCGGGCCGACGAGCTGGTGCCGGGGCTCGGCCTGAGCTGCCTGGTGCTCGCGGCGGCCGGGTTCGCCGTCGGCGTGCTCGCAGGACGGCGGCTGGGCGACGCCCAGGGCCTGACGTGCACCGCGGTCGCCGGCCTGCTGGGCTCACCCATCGCGTGGACGCACCACTGGGTGTGGTGCGTCCCGCTCACCGCGTTCGTCCTCGTCCGGCGGCCGCGGTGGTGGCCGCTCGTGCTGGTGTTCTGGACCTTCGCGACCTTCTACCTGCCGCACCGGGCCGAGGACGTCCTGACGTTCCCGTGGTGGGAGCTGGCGCTGACGAACTGGTACGCGCTGTTCGGCATCGCGTACGTCGCGACGGTCGTCGTGGCGCTGCGTGGCGCGGGGGCGTGCCTGCCGGGCCGTCGCGCCCGGCCGCGCACGCGGGCGCTCACGTGGAGTGCGCCGCGAACTCCTTCGGGGTGA
- a CDS encoding glycosyltransferase 87 family protein, whose amino-acid sequence MLRGSAPWVLVAVLSLAAYVVNRYLVDPRIVDLATYRAEGAALREHRNLYGDIGAPAGLLATYPPFAAVLFVPLSLLSWPATQVVGNVVGGGLVGLVAWQSCRLAGIGRDRLLAATLALAAVALWCEPVYNTLSFGQVNLGVVALVLSDFLRPAGSRWRGVGTGLATGIKVAPGVVVLYLLLTGRLRMAATAAGTFVLTIAVSALLTPGGTKAYWTDLLFDTDRVGDVANGTNQSVQGMIARLTRTNAVSHAGTAAAFLALVLAAACAVYAYRRLGDPWGLCVIAVGGLLASPISWSHHWVWCVPLTAVVVAHRPRWLPLVLVYWSWLGFLLSRRASEILHFPAWQLFATNWYVVFGAAFVALAFVTARRVEGPARQPVLATT is encoded by the coding sequence GTGCTGCGCGGGTCCGCCCCCTGGGTGCTCGTGGCGGTGCTGTCGCTCGCCGCGTACGTGGTCAACCGCTACCTGGTGGACCCACGCATCGTCGACCTCGCGACGTACCGCGCGGAGGGGGCGGCTTTGCGCGAGCACCGGAACCTCTACGGCGACATCGGCGCGCCGGCCGGCCTGCTCGCCACCTACCCGCCCTTCGCCGCCGTCCTGTTCGTGCCGCTGAGCCTGCTGAGCTGGCCGGCCACGCAGGTCGTCGGCAACGTCGTCGGCGGCGGCCTGGTCGGCCTGGTCGCCTGGCAGTCGTGCCGGCTGGCCGGCATCGGCCGCGACCGGCTGCTCGCGGCGACGCTGGCGCTCGCCGCCGTCGCCCTGTGGTGCGAGCCGGTCTACAACACGCTGAGCTTCGGGCAGGTCAACCTCGGCGTGGTGGCGTTGGTGCTCTCGGACTTCCTGCGGCCCGCGGGGTCCCGTTGGCGCGGCGTCGGCACCGGGCTCGCGACCGGGATCAAGGTGGCCCCCGGTGTCGTCGTCCTCTACCTGCTGCTGACCGGACGCCTGCGTATGGCGGCGACGGCCGCGGGCACCTTCGTCCTCACCATCGCGGTGTCGGCCCTGCTGACACCGGGCGGCACGAAGGCGTACTGGACGGACCTGCTCTTCGACACCGACCGCGTGGGCGACGTGGCCAACGGCACCAACCAGTCGGTGCAGGGCATGATCGCGCGGCTCACCCGCACCAACGCCGTCAGCCACGCCGGGACGGCGGCGGCGTTCCTGGCGCTGGTGCTCGCCGCGGCGTGCGCCGTCTACGCCTATCGCCGGTTGGGCGACCCGTGGGGGCTGTGCGTCATCGCCGTGGGCGGTCTGCTGGCCTCGCCGATCTCGTGGTCGCACCACTGGGTGTGGTGCGTGCCGCTCACCGCGGTCGTGGTGGCGCACCGGCCGCGCTGGCTGCCGCTGGTGCTCGTCTACTGGTCGTGGCTGGGGTTCCTGCTCTCGCGCCGGGCCTCGGAGATCCTGCACTTCCCGGCCTGGCAGCTGTTCGCGACGAACTGGTACGTCGTCTTCGGGGCCGCGTTCGTCGCCCTCGCATTCGTCACGGCGCGCCGGGTCGAGGGCCCCGCCCGGCAACCGGTGCTGGCGACGACGTGA
- a CDS encoding GlsB/YeaQ/YmgE family stress response membrane protein: protein MLGLIISLIVIGLIAGALARLLVPGKQDLSIPMTIVIGIVGSFVGGFLGYLIFKHDKTEGFFQPSGIVGSVIGAIIVLLVWLKVGGRRTLRGR from the coding sequence ATGCTGGGACTCATCATCAGCCTGATCGTCATCGGGCTCATCGCCGGAGCGCTCGCGCGACTGCTCGTACCGGGCAAGCAGGATCTCTCGATCCCGATGACCATCGTCATCGGCATCGTCGGCTCCTTCGTCGGGGGGTTCCTCGGCTACCTGATCTTCAAGCACGACAAGACGGAGGGCTTCTTCCAGCCCTCGGGCATCGTCGGCTCGGTCATCGGCGCGATCATCGTGCTGCTCGTGTGGCTGAAGGTCGGCGGGCGCCGCACCCTGCGCGGCCGGTGA
- the amaP gene encoding alkaline shock response membrane anchor protein AmaP, producing MHADRTNRAMLLLLAVVLVAAGGAGIAASYGVFGRHVQHGPLLDNVVTRYIGRHGDWLWPAAAGLALIVVLLSLRWLVALLFSTDRAGDLRVAGGGGSGRTTLAPGALTRAVVTEIESLPGTDSAKARVIGDSDEPELVIDVRLRHDADLAALRRQIVTGPVAHARTAAGSDDLPVHLDLVVSPNAGRQLS from the coding sequence ATGCACGCCGATCGCACCAACCGCGCCATGCTCCTGCTGCTCGCCGTCGTGCTGGTCGCCGCGGGCGGGGCGGGCATCGCCGCGTCGTACGGCGTCTTCGGTCGTCACGTCCAGCACGGCCCGCTGCTCGACAACGTCGTCACCCGCTACATCGGCCGCCACGGCGACTGGCTGTGGCCGGCCGCGGCGGGCCTCGCGCTGATCGTCGTCCTGCTGTCCCTGCGGTGGCTGGTCGCACTCCTCTTCTCGACCGATCGGGCGGGTGACCTCCGCGTGGCCGGGGGTGGCGGCTCCGGTCGCACGACCCTCGCGCCCGGTGCCCTCACCCGGGCGGTCGTGACGGAGATCGAGAGCCTGCCCGGCACCGACTCGGCGAAGGCCCGCGTCATCGGCGACTCCGACGAGCCGGAGCTGGTCATCGACGTGCGGTTGCGCCACGACGCCGATCTGGCGGCCCTGCGCCGCCAGATCGTGACCGGACCCGTCGCCCACGCCCGCACCGCAGCCGGCTCGGACGACCTGCCCGTCCACCTCGACCTCGTCGTGTCGCCGAACGCCGGCCGACAACTGTCCTGA
- a CDS encoding DUF6286 domain-containing protein, whose amino-acid sequence MRLLNRLLAALVSLALVVVGVLLIIEVVADRVNHRPAVVKWHGAYDWAHRTSWTQGSVRVACIVVAALGLILLVAELKRTRVTRFRVEDKESGAEHPVDVAYTRRGVAGAVRTAVTDVDGVRSARVTVKRRSVTVRADTSARDAEGASTLLEPSREAAQQRLDALALAHTPKLKLTTAPRKR is encoded by the coding sequence ATGAGACTGCTGAACCGGCTGCTGGCGGCGTTGGTGAGCCTCGCGCTCGTCGTCGTCGGCGTCCTGCTGATCATCGAGGTCGTGGCCGACCGCGTGAACCACCGCCCCGCGGTGGTGAAGTGGCACGGCGCGTACGACTGGGCACACCGCACGTCCTGGACGCAGGGCAGCGTGCGGGTGGCGTGCATCGTCGTCGCCGCACTCGGGCTGATCCTGCTCGTCGCCGAGCTGAAGCGGACGCGGGTCACGCGCTTCCGCGTCGAGGACAAGGAGTCCGGCGCGGAGCACCCCGTCGACGTCGCCTACACCCGCCGCGGTGTCGCCGGGGCCGTTCGGACGGCGGTCACCGACGTCGACGGCGTCCGCTCGGCGCGGGTGACGGTGAAGCGTCGGAGCGTCACCGTGCGCGCCGACACCAGTGCCCGCGACGCCGAGGGGGCGAGCACCCTGCTCGAGCCGTCGCGCGAGGCCGCGCAGCAGCGGCTCGACGCGCTGGCCCTGGCCCACACCCCGAAGCTGAAGCTGACGACGGCCCCGAGGAAGCGCTGA
- a CDS encoding Asp23/Gls24 family envelope stress response protein, with protein MSAATSETADSAASGTGAASGALTKPGRNELGRVTVHERVVGRIAARAATEVPHAGSAAPRLLGRAVSGAVPGVRGTQLGAAPKVAVDVDLSVATVEVAISVRWPASVPEVSAAVRARIIGRLKELTGLQVTDVRVHVTDLVTHVDAPPRVR; from the coding sequence ATGAGCGCCGCCACGAGCGAGACCGCGGACAGCGCCGCGTCGGGGACCGGTGCCGCGTCCGGCGCGCTGACGAAGCCGGGCCGCAACGAGCTGGGCAGGGTCACCGTGCACGAGCGGGTGGTGGGCCGCATCGCGGCCCGCGCGGCCACCGAGGTCCCCCACGCAGGCTCCGCGGCGCCGCGGCTGCTCGGCCGCGCCGTGAGCGGTGCCGTCCCGGGCGTGCGCGGGACGCAGCTCGGCGCCGCCCCCAAGGTGGCCGTCGACGTCGACCTGTCCGTCGCGACGGTCGAGGTCGCGATCAGCGTGCGGTGGCCGGCCTCGGTGCCCGAGGTCAGCGCCGCGGTGCGGGCCCGCATCATCGGCCGACTCAAGGAGCTCACCGGGCTGCAGGTCACCGACGTCCGGGTCCACGTCACCGACCTCGTCACCCACGTCGACGCGCCACCGCGCGTGCGGTGA